TGTACGTATCGTTGGCGTCCGAGAACCAAAAGCTGACGGCGGTCGCATTTGCCAATAGGATCGGCGTACATGAGAGTCTGGTTTCGCGCGCCCGATCTGTTTTTGCGGCGCAAGATCAAATCTTGAACGCGTTCAAGAATGTCTATGACATGAGCTTTCGGGATTTACAGACCGTCATGGCGGGGCTGGACACAAGGCCCACACCCAAGCCCAAGAGCAAACACCAAAAGCTCAGCGTGACACGCAAGGTTGGCAACCGCAATCTGTCGGTGACATCCATCGATGGCAACCTTTCGATCAATGTTGCGGGTGTGCCGATGGATCAGGACGCTCTCGAAAAGCTTGGTGATTTGATCGCGGGCTATCTAAACGGCGACGACATAATACCGGGCGCAAACTGACACCGGATCTTGGGGCTGGGGTGGAGCATGACCCCGGAGCAGGCGCATCGGAAAGAGTAGAGCTATAAGTTTATCAAATCCTCGGTGGCCGTATTAGCATAGATCCCTATATTCCAAGCTGACCGCGCCGGGTCTACTCTTGCTGCAACACAGCATGGAGATGATCATGGGCGCACTCGACGGCATCAGGGTTCTGAGCTTCAATCACTTCCTGTCCGGGCCTGCGGCCGCGCAGCATCTTGGCGACCTTGGGGCGGATGTGATCGCGGTGGAGCCACTGAACGGCGCCTTTCAGCGCAACTGGGCGGTGGGCAACCGGTTTGTCGACGACACCTCGGTCAACCATATGACGACCGGACGGAACAAACGTTCCATCGCCATAGACCTGAAGGCGCCTGAAGGCATCGCAGCCGTCAAGCGGCTGATCGCCACCGCCGATGTGGTGATGGAGAACTTTCGCCCCGGCACGCTGGACAAGCTTGGTCTGTCCGAGGCCGAAATGCGTGCGGTAAACCCGAAAATCATCTATGCCGCCACGACGGGGTTCGGCGCGGATGGACCCTATGCCAAACGCCCCGGACAGGACGTGCTGCTGCAGGCGATGTCGGGCCTTGCGGCTCATACTGGCAGCATGGAGCAGGGTCCGGTTGCGGTCGGTTCGGTCCCCATCGACCACCACGCCGCGGCGCTGACAGTGACGGGCATCATCGCCGCTCTGTTCGAGCGCGAGCGCACTGGCACTGCCCGCCGTGTCGAGGTCAACATGCTACAGGCTGCGATGGATCTGCAGGGCGAGTCGATCACCGCCTGGATGAACGGTGCCGACCGTGCAGGCCCGCGCGGCAGTGACGGCATGGCCAACTGGTTCAGCCCGGCCCCCTATGGCATCTACGCCACGACCGACGGGCATGTGATGATCTCGATGTCCACGCCCGCCGATCTGGCACGTGCGCTGGACCTGCCCGAGGTTGCGGAATTCACTGAAACCGACGGGTTCGAGCGGCGCGGCGAGGTGTCGCGCACCGTGGCCTTGGGCATGGCGCGGCTCTGCACACAGGAGGCGACCGGCAAACTAGAGGCAGCGGGGGTCTGGCACGAGGTCGTGCAGGATTACGACGCCCTGCGCCGGAATCCGCAGGCGTTGCACCTTGATGCCTTTACCGAGGCGCGCACGCAGGGTGGATCGCCGATGGTCCTGCTGTCGCACCCGGTCCGCTATGACGGCGAGACACCGCCGCTGCGCCTGACGCCGCAGCCACTGGGCGGTCAGACCGGCGAAGTGCTGGCAGAAGCCGGGTTCAGTGGTGCCGAAATCGACGCGCTGCTGGCGGCGGGCACCATTGCCCAGACCGACAAGATGCGCGGTTGAGCCACTGAAAGGACCGGGAAGATGGATTTTACGATCTCCGACGAGATGAAGATGGTGACCGAGGCTGTGGGCCGTTTTGTGCGCGAAAAGGTACAGCCGCTGGAGGCAGAAACCGAAGAGGCGGCGGCCATCCCCGCAGACAGACTCGCCCGGGTCAGGGCAGAGGCACAGGCCCTTGGCTTTTACGCGCTGAACATGAGCGAGGACGTCGGGGGCGGGGGCCTTGGCGTGCTGGACATGTGCCTTGTCGAGGAACAGCTTGGCCAGACCTCGGACGCGCTGATCCGGCGCATCTTTGGGCAGGTCTATCCGATGCTCGAAGAGTTCAAGGGACCGCTGCGCGACAGGTACCTGTATCCCACCGTCAAGGGCGACAAAATCTGCGCTATGGCGATCACCGAGCCGGGCGCGGGATCGGACGCTGCCGCGATCCGGACCCACGCCCATCTGGACGGGGATGAGTGGGTGCTGAACGGAACCAAGCATTTCATCTCGGACGGGGATATCGCCGACTACATCATCGTCATGGCCGTGACCGATGCCGAAAAGCGCGCCCGTGGCGGTATCACACTGTTGATCGTCGACAAAGGCACGCCGGGTTTTAACGTGGTGCGCAATCAGAAGATGATGGGCCATCGCGGCTATGGCCATGCCGAGCTGACCTTTGATGATGTGCGCATCCCCAGGGACAACGTCCTGGGCGAAGTGGGGCAGGGGTTCCGCGTCATGATGGCCAATGTCGGCGGCATTCGTCTGGGCCACATTGGTGCGCGCGCTGTGGGCATGGCGTCGCGGGTGCTTGAGATGATGCGCGACCACGCCGCCAGTCGGCAGCAGTTCGGCCAGCCCATCGGCGACTTTCAGATGGTGCAGCAGATGATTGCCGACAGCGCGATTGAAATCTTTGCCACCCGCATGATGGTGCTCAACACCGCGTGGGAGGTCGATCACGGCATGGACCCGCGCGACAAGGTGTCGATGGTCAAGGTGCAGGCCTCGGAAATGCTGGGCCGGGTTGCAGACCGCGGGATACAGGTCTTTGGCGGTTACGGCTTTACCAAGGAACTGCCGCTTGAACGCATCTACCGCGACGCCCGCGTCACCCGCATCTATGACGGCACTTCTGAGGTGCACCGCATGCTGATCGCCCGCTCGGTGATCAAACGCGGCCTGACACTGTGAAAGGATCCCACATGACCGACGGACCGCAGCCCGGCCAATCCATCACCTTTCGCAAGACCATGACGGTGGCCGAGCAGGGGTTCTTTACCGGGATCTCGGGCAACCTCGGATCGCTCTATGTCGATCGGCGCGCCGCGCAGGCACAGGGCCTGCCCGACATGGCAGTGTTCGAGCTTGCGGCCGGCGCGCTGTTTTCTACGGCACTTGCCCGCCTCGCGGGGCCGGGCTGGCGGATCGAGTCGATTTCTTTCCGCTTCGCCCGCGCCCTGACATTGGGAGAGACACTTGCCGCCACTGCGACCATTGCCGCCAGCAGCAGCACGCTCGGCTTTTCGCTGTCGGGCGAGGTAAACGGCGAGCAGGTGATTGAGGGCGAGGCGCGCATGGCGCCCGTGACTGCCGATGTATGACATCCGTCAGATTGACGAACTGAACGTCGGCGACCGTGTGTCAGTCTCCAAGACCATTACCGAGGCGGACGGCGCCATGTACATTGCCGCCACTGGCGATTTCGGTCCGGTCCATGTGGATGGGGACTATGCTGCCGCCACACGGTTTGGCGAACGGCTCGCGCCCGGCATCCTTGTCGCGGGGATCTGTACCTCGGTTCTGACGGCCGAGCTGGTGGGAACATTGGGCGTGTCGATCCGCGACAGTTTCTGGTTCACTGGGGCGGTGCGCTACGGCGATACCATCACGTTTGAGATCTGGATCTCGGCCCGGGACGAGGACAACCGCACCGTCGACTGGCAGGCATCGGCCCGCAACGAAGTGGGCATTGAGGTTCTCAAGGCCGATGCCACCCTGAAATTCCCCAGAAAGAAGGTTATCACATGAGCCTCACCGGCAAGGATCTGCGCGGCATCACGGTCGCCACTGTGCTTCCCTTTGACGCCGAGGGCGGTATCGACTGGGACGGCTATGCCGCCGTGCTGGACCACTGCGCGCGCCCCGAGACGACAGACTGCGTTTTTGTCAACGGTCATGCGGGCGAAGCCACGGCGCTGACTCCTGCGGAGCGCGCCGAAGTCATCCGGTTCACCCGTGATCATATCGGCGCGGGTCAGCCGCTGCTTGCGGGGGTCGTGCCTACCGGTCTGCCGGACGCAATAACTCAGGCCGAAACCGCGCGAGAGGCGGGGGCCGACGTCGCGGTGATCTTTCCGGCCGAGGCACTTGCAGGCGGCAATGCGGCGACCGGGGCGCCGGTCGCGATGATGGAAAAGCTGGCCAGCACGCTGCAAATGCCGCTTTCGGTCTTCCAGTTTCCCATCGCCTCTGGCTTTGGTTTTTCCACGCCGGTTCTGGCCAAGATCGCGCAGATCCCCGAAGTTATCGCCGTCAAGGAGGGCAGCGCCACGCTGCTGGCCTATGATGAAAATCGCCGCGCGATCAAGGCGGCCGCACCCGATGTTGCGGTCCTGCCGTCGAATTTCCACTGGTTTTTCGCCCAGCTTGCTCTGGGAGGTGACGGCATCCTGTCGGGCCTTGCCTCGCTTGTGCCCGGGCTGCTTGCGGATCTGTGGACGGCTTCGGAGGCCATGGACCTTGCCGCGATGCGCGTCGCCAACGACCGGCTGTATCCGGTTGTGCGGGCAATCTATGGCCCCGCGCCGGTAATCGACATGCACACCCGGATGAAAGACGGCCTCAAGATGCTGGGAGTCATCGAGAACGCCGATCCGCGGCTTCCGCTGCTGCCGCAATCGGCAGAAATAGTCGAGGATATTCGTGCGGCGCTGATCACTGCAAAGGTGCTGCGATGACCCCGCGCGAGATCCATGGCGGTCTCTACGCCGCCACCATCTGCCCGATGCGCAGTGATGGGTCTTTGGACTGTGCAAGCCTTGAACGCCATTTTGCGTCGGTGTTGGCGGATCCTGGCCAGCGTGGCCTGCTGCTGAACGGTCATGCGGGCGAGGGAATCTTTCTGTCCCGCGCCGAACAGGCCGAGGTCGTGAGCATTGCCCGGCAGGCAGCGGGCACGAAACGTATCCTCGCCGCCGTCAGCGCCGAGGCCACCGCCATCGCTGCCACCGACGCGCAGGCGGCTCTGCGTGCCGGGGCGGATGGGGTCATGGTCTTTGCTCCCTTCTCCTGGGTGCTCGGAGCGGACGCCCGGTCGATCGTCGCCCATCACCGCGGCATTGCAGAGGCCACCGGAGGTGCGCCGGTCTATCTGTTCCAGGGCTCGGTCGGATCTGGCATCGCCTACAAGCCGGACGTCCTGAAAGCGTTGCTTGAAATCGACGCAGTTGTAGGCGTCAAGGAGGGATCGTGGGAAGTGAAATCCTATGAGATCACCCGCAGAATTGCCCGCGCGGCGCGACCCGATGTGGCGGTCATGGCCTCGGGCGACGAGCATCTTTACACATGCTTCGTGCTGGGCAGCGACGGCAGCGCCGTAAGCCTGTCGGCGCTGGTGCCCGAAATGATCTCGGCGCTGGATGCCCATGTTATCAAAGGCGACCACGCTGCTGCGCAGGCCATTCACACAAAGATCTTTGATCTGGCAAAGCTGGTCTATGCGGCGCCCGGTCATCTGGCCGCTGCGCGAGTCAAGGCCTGCCTTGCCGCACTGGGACGTATCGCCAGCCCGGCCTGCCGGGCCCCCACACCCGGCATCGACGACGCGGAAATCGAACGCCTTCTTGCCGCGCTGCGCCCCTGTCTGGAGGGGGCGTGATGGCGCAGACCCATATCGTCTTTGTCGACATAGACCCAGAGTACGAGACCGACTTTGATGCGTGGTACGATACCCGGCACCTGCCCGACATTCTGGCCTGCCCCGGCTGGCTCGAAGCGCGGCGCGAGAAGTGCCTTGAAGGCGGGCCGCGTCATGTTGCGATTTACACGATCAGCGGACCTGAAGCCTATGAAACGCCGGAGTTCAATGCTATCAAGGGCTTCGGGCCGTTCACGGACAAGATCCGCAACTTCCGCCGCATCAGGCTGACGCGGAGTTGACCGCAGGGGCCAGGATGGATCGGGGCCGCGACATGCTCAACCTCAGGCAGCTCGAAATTCTCCGCGCCGTGGTGCAATACCGCACGACCGTTGGCGCGGCGGAGCGTCTGGGCATGTCCCAGCCCTCAATCTCGAACACCATCCGACACATCGAAAGCGTGCTGGGCTTTCCGTTGTTCGAACGGGTCAGCAACCGTCTGACGCCAACCGAAGAGGCGCTGATCCTGCTAGAGGAATCCGAGCCTCTATTCCTGCTGCGCGACGCCGTGAACCAGCGCGCGACGGATCTGCGCATGGGCCGCATTGGGCGCATTCGCGTCGCCTCGACCGCAGAACTGTCCGAGGCTGTGCTGCCGCGCGTGATTGCGGATTATGCCAACGAGTACCCGCAGATCCAGATCTCACTTGAGACGCGGCCGCTCGACAGTGTGTTGCAGGTCGTGGAAAACGGTTTGGCTGATGTGGCTTTTATCATCGCGGGATACGAACGGCAGGCGTTGGAATACGTGCTGGTGGACGAATTGCGTGCGGTCTGCCTGTGTTCCGAGAGCGATCCGCTGGCCAAACTTGACCAGATCACGCCAAAGGACCTGACAGCCCGACCCATGGTCGGCCCGCAGGTCGCCAACCGTATTGGACTGATGATCGCCGACAGCTTTCGCGCCGCCGGCTACGATTACCGGCCCACCATCGAGACCCGTTTTATGAATGCCGCCGCGCGGATTGTGCGCGACGGGTGGGGTGTCACGCTGGTTGACGAGCTTTCTGCCTTTGCTGCGCTGAAACCCGGCCTTGTCGTGCGCCCGTATGTGCCGGAACTGCGGTTTCCTCTTTCGGCAGCCGTGCCGAAAGCCAAGACCGCCTCGCGGCAGACCCGGCGCTTTATCGCGGCCTTTTCCGAACGCGCCGCGCTGCGCATCGCGGAAGTCAGGGCGGCGACGCACCGGCCCGGGTTTCCGGACTGACCTCTGATTCACGCAGTCGGGCCAAGAGCGCCACGCCGCCCTCGATGATGAGGTTCGTCTCATTCGTCGCAACGACGGCGGTCGCGCCGAGGGACAGTGCGTGGCTTTGCACCAGATGCGGTGGCAGCCCCATGACCCCAAAGCCGCAGCCGTTGCGCAAGGCGGCCTCGGCAATCGTCGCAAAGGCTGTCAGAACGCGGGGATGATCCAACTGGCCGCGCAGGCCCAGCCCGTCTGCCAGATCGTTGGTGCCGATCATCAGCATGTCGATGCCGTCGGTCGCGGCGATCCCCTCGACTGCTTTCAGCGCTTCGGCGCTTTCGATCATGGCGATCACCTGCGTGCCAGCCTCGGCGCGGGTGCAGAGTTCGGCAGACGGGATCAACGCGTAGTCCAATCCGGGCAAGGGGCCGGGCAGGGCGCGCGCGCCGCGCGGGGCAAAGCGGCAGGCGCGGGCGATGCGGGCCGCATCCCCGGTACTATCCACATGCGGCACCACGACGGCGGTGGCGCCGCAGTCCAGCACCCGCGCGACGTCGCCCGAGCGGGGCCCCGTGACCCGGCC
Above is a genomic segment from Puniceibacterium sp. IMCC21224 containing:
- a CDS encoding dihydrodipicolinate synthase family protein, encoding MTPREIHGGLYAATICPMRSDGSLDCASLERHFASVLADPGQRGLLLNGHAGEGIFLSRAEQAEVVSIARQAAGTKRILAAVSAEATAIAATDAQAALRAGADGVMVFAPFSWVLGADARSIVAHHRGIAEATGGAPVYLFQGSVGSGIAYKPDVLKALLEIDAVVGVKEGSWEVKSYEITRRIARAARPDVAVMASGDEHLYTCFVLGSDGSAVSLSALVPEMISALDAHVIKGDHAAAQAIHTKIFDLAKLVYAAPGHLAAARVKACLAALGRIASPACRAPTPGIDDAEIERLLAALRPCLEGA
- a CDS encoding MaoC/PaaZ C-terminal domain-containing protein, whose protein sequence is MTDGPQPGQSITFRKTMTVAEQGFFTGISGNLGSLYVDRRAAQAQGLPDMAVFELAAGALFSTALARLAGPGWRIESISFRFARALTLGETLAATATIAASSSTLGFSLSGEVNGEQVIEGEARMAPVTADV
- a CDS encoding DUF4286 family protein, whose product is MAQTHIVFVDIDPEYETDFDAWYDTRHLPDILACPGWLEARREKCLEGGPRHVAIYTISGPEAYETPEFNAIKGFGPFTDKIRNFRRIRLTRS
- a CDS encoding LysR family transcriptional regulator encodes the protein MDRGRDMLNLRQLEILRAVVQYRTTVGAAERLGMSQPSISNTIRHIESVLGFPLFERVSNRLTPTEEALILLEESEPLFLLRDAVNQRATDLRMGRIGRIRVASTAELSEAVLPRVIADYANEYPQIQISLETRPLDSVLQVVENGLADVAFIIAGYERQALEYVLVDELRAVCLCSESDPLAKLDQITPKDLTARPMVGPQVANRIGLMIADSFRAAGYDYRPTIETRFMNAAARIVRDGWGVTLVDELSAFAALKPGLVVRPYVPELRFPLSAAVPKAKTASRQTRRFIAAFSERAALRIAEVRAATHRPGFPD
- a CDS encoding CaiB/BaiF CoA-transferase family protein, which translates into the protein MGALDGIRVLSFNHFLSGPAAAQHLGDLGADVIAVEPLNGAFQRNWAVGNRFVDDTSVNHMTTGRNKRSIAIDLKAPEGIAAVKRLIATADVVMENFRPGTLDKLGLSEAEMRAVNPKIIYAATTGFGADGPYAKRPGQDVLLQAMSGLAAHTGSMEQGPVAVGSVPIDHHAAALTVTGIIAALFERERTGTARRVEVNMLQAAMDLQGESITAWMNGADRAGPRGSDGMANWFSPAPYGIYATTDGHVMISMSTPADLARALDLPEVAEFTETDGFERRGEVSRTVALGMARLCTQEATGKLEAAGVWHEVVQDYDALRRNPQALHLDAFTEARTQGGSPMVLLSHPVRYDGETPPLRLTPQPLGGQTGEVLAEAGFSGAEIDALLAAGTIAQTDKMRG
- a CDS encoding acyl-CoA dehydrogenase family protein gives rise to the protein MDFTISDEMKMVTEAVGRFVREKVQPLEAETEEAAAIPADRLARVRAEAQALGFYALNMSEDVGGGGLGVLDMCLVEEQLGQTSDALIRRIFGQVYPMLEEFKGPLRDRYLYPTVKGDKICAMAITEPGAGSDAAAIRTHAHLDGDEWVLNGTKHFISDGDIADYIIVMAVTDAEKRARGGITLLIVDKGTPGFNVVRNQKMMGHRGYGHAELTFDDVRIPRDNVLGEVGQGFRVMMANVGGIRLGHIGARAVGMASRVLEMMRDHAASRQQFGQPIGDFQMVQQMIADSAIEIFATRMMVLNTAWEVDHGMDPRDKVSMVKVQASEMLGRVADRGIQVFGGYGFTKELPLERIYRDARVTRIYDGTSEVHRMLIARSVIKRGLTL
- a CDS encoding dihydrodipicolinate synthase family protein; the protein is MSLTGKDLRGITVATVLPFDAEGGIDWDGYAAVLDHCARPETTDCVFVNGHAGEATALTPAERAEVIRFTRDHIGAGQPLLAGVVPTGLPDAITQAETAREAGADVAVIFPAEALAGGNAATGAPVAMMEKLASTLQMPLSVFQFPIASGFGFSTPVLAKIAQIPEVIAVKEGSATLLAYDENRRAIKAAAPDVAVLPSNFHWFFAQLALGGDGILSGLASLVPGLLADLWTASEAMDLAAMRVANDRLYPVVRAIYGPAPVIDMHTRMKDGLKMLGVIENADPRLPLLPQSAEIVEDIRAALITAKVLR
- a CDS encoding HpcH/HpaI aldolase/citrate lyase family protein; amino-acid sequence: MNRPILKHATNPAPHMCGLAFCLLGRAEAVLLARGAGFDFVVIDMEHGPLGMAELGQAAAAGIAAGLPVWGRVTGPRSGDVARVLDCGATAVVVPHVDSTGDAARIARACRFAPRGARALPGPLPGLDYALIPSAELCTRAEAGTQVIAMIESAEALKAVEGIAATDGIDMLMIGTNDLADGLGLRGQLDHPRVLTAFATIAEAALRNGCGFGVMGLPPHLVQSHALSLGATAVVATNETNLIIEGGVALLARLRESEVSPETRAGASPP
- a CDS encoding MaoC/PaaZ C-terminal domain-containing protein; translated protein: MYDIRQIDELNVGDRVSVSKTITEADGAMYIAATGDFGPVHVDGDYAAATRFGERLAPGILVAGICTSVLTAELVGTLGVSIRDSFWFTGAVRYGDTITFEIWISARDEDNRTVDWQASARNEVGIEVLKADATLKFPRKKVIT